In one Alnus glutinosa chromosome 12, dhAlnGlut1.1, whole genome shotgun sequence genomic region, the following are encoded:
- the LOC133851979 gene encoding protein LONGIFOLIA 1 isoform X2, which yields MTTGIVQDQNLEKQMGCMAGFLQIFDRHQILAGKRFYSTKRLPPSLAVDSTPESEKSMDSPEVSGELEKQQQTRSAPSPERLKQSQLPEVRALAPETATPVETPTKSPLPFPIFELKEATRTSWKFCKDAPRLSLDSRAVVDAKGSLKPREIRTNAAFLSSGRCDEAAEDSDKQRKSPSVIARLMGLEPLPDSDPEPAKKAELRRSASESRISRDLFQHRFVDGNNNFNFNFPMRQTQQPSYQSNIPRKVVDNNTANETHSFGDRRVDSRGFSARNVRSGATKAAQCRGMGQRKSFFDSADFFPEPKQSVSIYGEIEKRLKMRGIEEPSQDLETLKHILEALQLKGLLHSKKPSNQMNNRNFVYDHRSLESPIVVMKPAARSPVNRTGRTGNDSPPSSFRLRAGVRRHVNETLPAVSPRRERTEIDRNGRYQTRERNGSGANSPSRRRPPSIETQRTLNVIDSVENKRVSPVQSPKVSARRVGSDQQVTTRSPRMKQLVAEDEASTTVSESSISTCSHTDTESKVEDNKEGRSLLERCDKLLHSIAEITATELQPSPVSVLDSSFYKDDSSSPSPVMKRRIDFKDQSVELEDDIWSLAMSSMESKSEGKSGDCDYVYISEILRASNYLPQDSDIFLLLEKQQYLKGKEISEVPRQQRRLIFDTINEILNRNRELPPWKPNSWTNSTSLQQIWSEFQRIGETDASEDLFEVIRGVLRKDLSGDGMSGWLDWPIEMSEAVLDIERLIFKDLIGETIRDLAAFSGTCSKVSAPRRKLVF from the exons ATGACGACGGGGATAGTGCAAGACCAGAATCTGGAGAAGCAAATGGGTTGCATGGCTGGGTTCCTTCAGATCTTCGACCGCCACCAGATTCTCGCCGGGAAACGCTTCTACTCCACCAAACGCCTCCCTCCATCTTTG GCGGTGGATTCGACGCCGGAGTCAGAGAAGAGCATGGATTCTCCGGAGGTATCGGGAGAATTGGAGAAACAACAACAAACGAGATCGGCACCATCGCCGGAGAGACTGAAGCAGTCTCAGCTACCGGAGGTCCGAGCTCTGGCGCCGGAGACTGCTACTCCGGTGGAAACTCCGACCAAGTCACCGCTTCCCTTCCCTATTTTTGAACTGAAAGAAGCCACTAGGACATCATGGAAGTTCTGCAAAGATGCTCCCAGACTTTCTTTGGACAGCCGAGCCGTGGTTGATGCTAAGGGAAGCTTAAAGCCGAGAGAGATCCGTACAAACGCTGCATTTTTGTCATCTGGTCGATGCGATGAAGCGGCGGAGGACAGCGATAAGCAGCGCAAGTCGCCGAGTGTTATTGCGCGGCTCATGGGGCTCGAACCGTTGCCGGATTCGGATCCTGAACCGGCCAAGAAAGCGGAGCTCCGGAGATCCGCTTCGGAGTCCAGGATTTCCAGAGATCTGTTCCAGCACCGTTTCGTCGACGGCAACAACAACTTCAACTTCAACTTTCCGATGAGGCAAACTCAGCAACCGAGTTATCAGAGTAACATTCCGAGGAAGGTGGTTGACAACAATACAGCTAATGAAACGCACAGTTTCGGTGACAGACGTGTGGATTCCAGGGGCTTCAGCGCACGGAATGTGAGAAGTGGGGCAACGAAAGCGGCGCAGTGCAGGGGAATGGGGCAGAGGAAGAGCTTCTTTGACTCGGCCGACTTCTTTCCTGAGCCGAAACAGAGCGTTTCGATCTACGGAGAGATTGAGAAGAGGTTGAAGATGAGAGGGATCGAAGAGCCGTCCCAAGATTTGGAGACTTTGAAGCATATCCTCGAAGCTCTGCAGCTCAAAGGTCTCTTGCATTCGAAGAAACCTTCAAACCAAATGAACAACAGGAATTTCGTTTACGATCATCGGAGCCTTGAGTCTCCGATCGTTGTCATGAAGCCGGCCGCGAGGTCGCCAGTGAATCGGACGGGTCGGACGGGGAACGACTCTCCGCCTTCAAGCTTTAGATTGAGAGCCGGAGTTCGGCGGCATGTGAACGAGACGTTGCCGGCCGTGAGCCCACGCCGTGAAAGGACGGAGATTGATCGGAACGGACGGTACCagacgagagagagaaacgGGAGCGGCGCGAATAGCCCGAGTAGAAGAAGACCACCGAGCATTGAAACGCAGAGGACATTGAATGTGATTGATTCGGTGGAAAACAAAAGGGTATCTCCTGTTCAGTCTCCTAAGGTTAGTGCGAGGAGAGTTGGATCAGATCAACAAGTCACCACCCGGTCACCGAGGATGAAACAACTGGTGGCGGAGGACGAGGCATCCACCACCGTTTCGGAAAGCAGTATTAGCACTTGCTCACATACGGATACAGAG TCCAAGGTGGAGGATAATAAGGAGGGTAGGAGCTTGTTAGAGAGGTGCGATAAGCTGCTTCACAGTATAGCTGAGATCACGGCGACCGAGTTGCAGCCGAGTCCAGTCTCGGTGCTTGACTCGTCGTTTTACAAGGACGATTCGTCATCGCCTTCCCCAGTGATGAAACGGAGAATTGATTTCAAAG ATCAATCGGTTGAATTGGAAGACGATATTTGGAGCCTAGCAATGTCATCCATGGAATCAAAATCTGAAGGCAAATCCGGTGATTGCGATTATGTGTACATATCGGAGATCCTCCGAGCTTCAAATTATTTACCCCAAGACTCCGATATATTCCTATTACTTGAGAAGCAACAGTAtctaaaaggaaaggaaatctCCGAGGTTCCAAGACAACAAAGAAGGCTTATTTTCGACACGATCAATGAAATTCTCAATCGAAACAGAGAATTGCCACCGTGGAAGCCCAATTCATGGACTAATTCTACTTCATTGCAACAAATTTGGTCCGAATTTCAGAGGATTGGGGAGACGGATGCATCGGAGGACTTGTTCGAGGTTATCCGCGGGGTGCTAAGAAAGGACCTTTCAGGGGATGG
- the LOC133851979 gene encoding protein LONGIFOLIA 1 isoform X1: MTTGIVQDQNLEKQMGCMAGFLQIFDRHQILAGKRFYSTKRLPPSLAVDSTPESEKSMDSPEVSGELEKQQQTRSAPSPERLKQSQLPEVRALAPETATPVETPTKSPLPFPIFELKEATRTSWKFCKDAPRLSLDSRAVVDAKGSLKPREIRTNAAFLSSGRCDEAAEDSDKQRKSPSVIARLMGLEPLPDSDPEPAKKAELRRSASESRISRDLFQHRFVDGNNNFNFNFPMRQTQQPSYQSNIPRKVVDNNTANETHSFGDRRVDSRGFSARNVRSGATKAAQCRGMGQRKSFFDSADFFPEPKQSVSIYGEIEKRLKMRGIEEPSQDLETLKHILEALQLKGLLHSKKPSNQMNNRNFVYDHRSLESPIVVMKPAARSPVNRTGRTGNDSPPSSFRLRAGVRRHVNETLPAVSPRRERTEIDRNGRYQTRERNGSGANSPSRRRPPSIETQRTLNVIDSVENKRVSPVQSPKVSARRVGSDQQVTTRSPRMKQLVAEDEASTTVSESSISTCSHTDTEKSKVEDNKEGRSLLERCDKLLHSIAEITATELQPSPVSVLDSSFYKDDSSSPSPVMKRRIDFKDQSVELEDDIWSLAMSSMESKSEGKSGDCDYVYISEILRASNYLPQDSDIFLLLEKQQYLKGKEISEVPRQQRRLIFDTINEILNRNRELPPWKPNSWTNSTSLQQIWSEFQRIGETDASEDLFEVIRGVLRKDLSGDGMSGWLDWPIEMSEAVLDIERLIFKDLIGETIRDLAAFSGTCSKVSAPRRKLVF, from the exons ATGACGACGGGGATAGTGCAAGACCAGAATCTGGAGAAGCAAATGGGTTGCATGGCTGGGTTCCTTCAGATCTTCGACCGCCACCAGATTCTCGCCGGGAAACGCTTCTACTCCACCAAACGCCTCCCTCCATCTTTG GCGGTGGATTCGACGCCGGAGTCAGAGAAGAGCATGGATTCTCCGGAGGTATCGGGAGAATTGGAGAAACAACAACAAACGAGATCGGCACCATCGCCGGAGAGACTGAAGCAGTCTCAGCTACCGGAGGTCCGAGCTCTGGCGCCGGAGACTGCTACTCCGGTGGAAACTCCGACCAAGTCACCGCTTCCCTTCCCTATTTTTGAACTGAAAGAAGCCACTAGGACATCATGGAAGTTCTGCAAAGATGCTCCCAGACTTTCTTTGGACAGCCGAGCCGTGGTTGATGCTAAGGGAAGCTTAAAGCCGAGAGAGATCCGTACAAACGCTGCATTTTTGTCATCTGGTCGATGCGATGAAGCGGCGGAGGACAGCGATAAGCAGCGCAAGTCGCCGAGTGTTATTGCGCGGCTCATGGGGCTCGAACCGTTGCCGGATTCGGATCCTGAACCGGCCAAGAAAGCGGAGCTCCGGAGATCCGCTTCGGAGTCCAGGATTTCCAGAGATCTGTTCCAGCACCGTTTCGTCGACGGCAACAACAACTTCAACTTCAACTTTCCGATGAGGCAAACTCAGCAACCGAGTTATCAGAGTAACATTCCGAGGAAGGTGGTTGACAACAATACAGCTAATGAAACGCACAGTTTCGGTGACAGACGTGTGGATTCCAGGGGCTTCAGCGCACGGAATGTGAGAAGTGGGGCAACGAAAGCGGCGCAGTGCAGGGGAATGGGGCAGAGGAAGAGCTTCTTTGACTCGGCCGACTTCTTTCCTGAGCCGAAACAGAGCGTTTCGATCTACGGAGAGATTGAGAAGAGGTTGAAGATGAGAGGGATCGAAGAGCCGTCCCAAGATTTGGAGACTTTGAAGCATATCCTCGAAGCTCTGCAGCTCAAAGGTCTCTTGCATTCGAAGAAACCTTCAAACCAAATGAACAACAGGAATTTCGTTTACGATCATCGGAGCCTTGAGTCTCCGATCGTTGTCATGAAGCCGGCCGCGAGGTCGCCAGTGAATCGGACGGGTCGGACGGGGAACGACTCTCCGCCTTCAAGCTTTAGATTGAGAGCCGGAGTTCGGCGGCATGTGAACGAGACGTTGCCGGCCGTGAGCCCACGCCGTGAAAGGACGGAGATTGATCGGAACGGACGGTACCagacgagagagagaaacgGGAGCGGCGCGAATAGCCCGAGTAGAAGAAGACCACCGAGCATTGAAACGCAGAGGACATTGAATGTGATTGATTCGGTGGAAAACAAAAGGGTATCTCCTGTTCAGTCTCCTAAGGTTAGTGCGAGGAGAGTTGGATCAGATCAACAAGTCACCACCCGGTCACCGAGGATGAAACAACTGGTGGCGGAGGACGAGGCATCCACCACCGTTTCGGAAAGCAGTATTAGCACTTGCTCACATACGGATACAGAG AAGTCCAAGGTGGAGGATAATAAGGAGGGTAGGAGCTTGTTAGAGAGGTGCGATAAGCTGCTTCACAGTATAGCTGAGATCACGGCGACCGAGTTGCAGCCGAGTCCAGTCTCGGTGCTTGACTCGTCGTTTTACAAGGACGATTCGTCATCGCCTTCCCCAGTGATGAAACGGAGAATTGATTTCAAAG ATCAATCGGTTGAATTGGAAGACGATATTTGGAGCCTAGCAATGTCATCCATGGAATCAAAATCTGAAGGCAAATCCGGTGATTGCGATTATGTGTACATATCGGAGATCCTCCGAGCTTCAAATTATTTACCCCAAGACTCCGATATATTCCTATTACTTGAGAAGCAACAGTAtctaaaaggaaaggaaatctCCGAGGTTCCAAGACAACAAAGAAGGCTTATTTTCGACACGATCAATGAAATTCTCAATCGAAACAGAGAATTGCCACCGTGGAAGCCCAATTCATGGACTAATTCTACTTCATTGCAACAAATTTGGTCCGAATTTCAGAGGATTGGGGAGACGGATGCATCGGAGGACTTGTTCGAGGTTATCCGCGGGGTGCTAAGAAAGGACCTTTCAGGGGATGG